A single genomic interval of Fibrobacter sp. UWB4 harbors:
- the gap gene encoding type I glyceraldehyde-3-phosphate dehydrogenase, which translates to MALKLGINGFGRIGRMVFRAAVENFSKDITVVGINDLLDADYLAYMLKYDSVHGQFNHDIKVEGNFLIVDGNKIQIFAEKDPTNITWGALDVDVVVESTGFFLTAELAEAHLKAGAKKVIMSAPSKDSTPMFVYGVNDKTYAGQKIISNASCTTNCLAPISKVLNEKFGIVRGLMTTVHAATATQKTVDGPSKKDWRGGRGILENIIPSSTGAAKAVGKVLPELNGKLTGMSLRVPTSDVSFVDLTAELKNAPAADKDAAYAAICAAMKEASEGELKGILGYTEDAVVSTDFRNNPCTSIFDAKAGIQLDPTFVKVCSWYDNEWGYSNKVCEMARVITNYKG; encoded by the coding sequence ATGGCTCTCAAACTCGGTATTAATGGTTTCGGTCGTATCGGCCGTATGGTCTTCCGCGCTGCTGTGGAAAACTTCTCCAAGGACATCACTGTTGTCGGTATCAACGACCTTCTCGACGCTGACTACCTCGCATACATGCTCAAGTATGACTCCGTCCACGGTCAGTTCAACCACGACATCAAGGTCGAAGGCAACTTCCTCATTGTTGACGGCAACAAGATCCAGATCTTCGCTGAAAAGGATCCGACCAACATTACTTGGGGCGCTCTCGATGTAGACGTCGTTGTTGAATCCACTGGTTTCTTCCTCACTGCAGAACTTGCTGAAGCCCACCTCAAGGCTGGTGCTAAGAAGGTCATCATGTCTGCTCCGTCTAAGGACTCCACTCCGATGTTCGTGTACGGCGTGAACGACAAGACCTATGCTGGTCAGAAGATCATCTCCAACGCTTCCTGCACCACTAACTGCCTCGCTCCGATCTCTAAGGTCCTCAACGAAAAGTTCGGCATCGTCCGTGGCCTCATGACCACCGTTCACGCTGCAACTGCTACTCAGAAGACCGTTGACGGCCCGTCCAAGAAGGACTGGCGCGGTGGCCGTGGCATCCTCGAAAACATCATCCCGTCTTCTACGGGTGCTGCTAAGGCTGTGGGTAAGGTTCTTCCGGAACTCAACGGCAAGCTCACTGGTATGTCTCTCCGCGTGCCGACTTCCGACGTTTCCTTCGTTGACCTCACTGCTGAACTCAAGAACGCTCCGGCTGCTGACAAGGACGCAGCATACGCAGCAATTTGCGCTGCTATGAAGGAAGCTTCTGAAGGCGAACTCAAGGGCATCCTCGGCTACACCGAAGACGCTGTTGTTTCTACCGACTTCCGCAACAATCCGTGCACTTCTATCTTCGACGCCAAGGCTGGTATCCAGCTCGACCCGACCTTCGTGAAGGTTTGCTCTTGGTACGATAACGAATGGGGCTACAGCAACAAGGTTTGCGAAATGGCTCGCGTTATCACCAACTACAAGGGCTAA
- a CDS encoding DegT/DnrJ/EryC1/StrS aminotransferase family protein, with the protein MARVPFLDLKLLNAPYMDALKNAACSVVESGWYIRGHFCECFEQAFAEYCGVKYGVGVGNGLDALTLILRASMELGRLHEGDEILVPSNTFIATVLAVSAVGLKPVLVEPSANTYDMDPKQLEKACGARTRAILAVHLYGRLCDMDEICEFANTHDLLLFEDSAQAHGARMSDGRCAGSFGSAAGFSFYPTKNLGALGDAGMVLTNDADIANMVRALGNYGSERKYVNKFKGVNSRLDEMQAALLLAKLPHLDESNERRREIAVRYCSEIKNPKVILPEIPATPSEHVWHVFVIRLKSEESRNELQKFLGARGIETLIHYPIPPHQQDAYAHEFNGEYPIAETLAKTVLSIPMSPVMTDDEVSEVIGAINEF; encoded by the coding sequence ATGGCAAGAGTTCCCTTTCTCGATTTGAAGCTTTTAAATGCTCCGTACATGGATGCATTGAAAAATGCCGCCTGTTCTGTTGTGGAATCGGGCTGGTATATCCGTGGGCATTTTTGTGAATGCTTTGAACAGGCATTTGCTGAATATTGCGGTGTGAAGTACGGCGTCGGCGTAGGGAACGGTCTTGATGCCTTAACCCTTATTTTGCGGGCGTCCATGGAATTGGGGCGCTTGCATGAAGGTGATGAAATTTTAGTGCCTTCGAATACGTTTATTGCGACTGTCCTTGCTGTTAGTGCTGTAGGGCTTAAGCCAGTGCTTGTGGAGCCATCTGCAAATACATACGATATGGATCCGAAGCAGCTTGAAAAAGCATGCGGTGCGCGAACCCGCGCCATTCTTGCGGTGCATTTGTACGGGCGCCTTTGTGATATGGATGAAATTTGTGAGTTTGCCAATACGCATGATTTGCTCCTGTTCGAAGACAGCGCCCAGGCGCATGGTGCTCGTATGAGCGATGGTCGCTGTGCGGGTTCGTTTGGATCGGCGGCTGGTTTCAGTTTTTATCCGACAAAGAATCTGGGGGCGCTTGGCGATGCGGGCATGGTCCTCACGAACGATGCCGATATTGCAAACATGGTGCGCGCTCTCGGGAATTACGGTTCTGAACGTAAGTATGTGAATAAATTCAAGGGCGTGAATTCCCGCTTGGACGAGATGCAGGCGGCGCTTTTGCTTGCAAAGCTTCCGCATTTGGACGAATCGAATGAACGCCGCCGAGAAATTGCGGTCCGTTATTGTTCTGAAATCAAGAATCCGAAGGTCATTTTGCCGGAGATTCCTGCGACGCCATCCGAGCATGTGTGGCATGTGTTCGTGATTCGTTTAAAGAGCGAAGAATCCCGCAATGAATTGCAGAAGTTCTTGGGTGCGCGTGGCATCGAGACGCTTATTCATTACCCGATTCCACCGCATCAGCAAGATGCGTATGCACACGAGTTTAATGGCGAGTATCCGATTGCTGAAACCTTGGCAAAGACGGTTCTCAGCATCCCCATGAGTCCTGTGATGACGGATGATGAAGTCTCCGAAGTGATTGGGGCGATTAATGAGTTCTAG